In the Eptesicus fuscus isolate TK198812 chromosome 12, DD_ASM_mEF_20220401, whole genome shotgun sequence genome, one interval contains:
- the CHMP1B gene encoding charged multivesicular body protein 1b: protein MSNMEKHLFNLKFAAKELSRSAKKCDKEEKAEKAKIKKAIQKGNMEVAKIHAENAIRQKNQAVNFLRMSARVDAVAARVQTAVTMGKVTKSMAGVVKSMDATLKTMNLEKISALMDKFEHQFETLDVQTQQMEDTMSSTTTLTTPQSQVDMLLQEMADEAGLDLNMELPQGQTDSVGTSVASAEQDELSQRLARLRDQV, encoded by the coding sequence ATGTCCAATATGGAGAAACACCTGTTCAACCTGAAGTTCGCGGCCAAAGAACTGAGCAGAAGTGCCAAAAAATGCGACAAAGAGGAAAAGGCCGAAAAGGCCAAAATTAAAAAGGCCATTCAGAAGGGCAACATGGAAGTCGCGAAGATCCACGCCGAAAATGCCATTCGGCAGAAGAACCAGGCAGTGAATTTCTTGAGGATGAGTGCGCGGGTCGATGCGGTGGCTGCCAGAGTCCAGACGGCGGTGACGATGGGCAAGGTGACCAAGTCGATGGCCGGGGTGGTGAAGTCGATGGATGCGACGTTGAAGACGATGAATCTAGAGAAGATCTCCGCCCTGATGGACAAATTCGAGCACCAGTTTGAGACGCTGGACGTCCAGACGCAGCAGATGGAAGACACGATGAGCAGCACGACGACGCTGACCACTCCCCAGAGCCAAGTGGATATGCTGCTCCAGGAAATGGCCGATGAGGCCGGCCTGGACCTCAACATGGAGCTGCCGCAGGGGCAGACCGACTCCGTGGGCACGAGCGTGGCGTCGGCGGAGCAGGATGAGCTGTCCCAGAGACTGGCCCGCCTGCGAGACCAAGTGTAA